In one Nocardioides sp. NBC_00368 genomic region, the following are encoded:
- a CDS encoding FtsB family cell division protein — protein MATQGPGQQSQSKRVQRSRGPQGPGRRPRAPLPARPPAGSGIEALRKRLRRPKLTGRAMMIIVVAAVLVISYASSLRAYLQQRHDINALQTEIAQRKEHIKQLEEQTRRWEDPAYVQQQARERFGFVMPGETAYVALDENGERIQTEPELTDPKSVGSAEQPEAWWDDAWGSVLLAGDPPEQTGEGPESEIDPPKQKKD, from the coding sequence GTGGCAACGCAGGGACCGGGACAGCAGAGTCAGAGCAAGCGCGTTCAACGATCCCGAGGCCCACAGGGTCCGGGGCGACGGCCGCGTGCCCCGCTCCCGGCTCGCCCGCCGGCGGGCAGCGGCATCGAGGCCCTGCGCAAGCGGCTGCGTCGGCCGAAGCTGACCGGCCGGGCGATGATGATCATCGTGGTCGCCGCGGTGCTGGTGATCTCCTACGCCTCCTCGCTGCGCGCCTACCTGCAGCAGCGCCACGACATCAACGCGCTCCAGACCGAGATCGCGCAGCGCAAGGAGCACATCAAGCAGCTCGAGGAGCAGACCCGCCGCTGGGAGGACCCCGCCTACGTCCAGCAGCAGGCCCGGGAGCGGTTCGGCTTCGTGATGCCGGGGGAGACGGCGTACGTCGCCCTCGACGAGAACGGCGAGCGCATCCAGACCGAGCCGGAGCTCACCGACCCCAAGTCGGTGGGCAGTGCCGAGCAGCCGGAGGCGTGGTGGGACGATGCGTGGGGTTCCGTGCTGCTGGCCGGTGACCCGCCGGAGCAGACTGGAGAAGGGCCGGAGTCGGAGATCGACCCGCCCAAGCAGAAGAAAGACTGA
- the eno gene encoding phosphopyruvate hydratase: MASIDAVGAREILDSRGNPTVEVEVVLDDGTFARAQVPSGASTGAFEAVELRDGGERYGGKGVQNAVTAVVETLAPAIEGFDADDQRAIDQAMIEADATPNKAKAGANAILGVSLAVAKAAADSAGLSLFRYVGGPNAHVLPVPMLNILNGGSHADSNVDIQEFMIAPIGAPTFAEALRIGAEVYHALKSVLKAKGLATGLGDEGGFAPNLESNRAALDLIAEAIGKAGYELGKDVVLALDVAASEFYQDGAYLFEGAKKTAEEMTAYYEELVAAYPIVSIEDPLDEEDWDGWKAITDAIGDKTQLVGDDLFVTNVERLARGIEGGQGNALLVKVNQIGTLTETLDAVDMAHRAGFKTMMSHRSGETEDTTIADLAVAVGSGQIKTGAPARSERVAKYNQLLRIEDELGEAARYAGASAFPRYQA, translated from the coding sequence GTGGCATCGATCGACGCCGTAGGCGCCCGCGAGATCCTCGATTCGCGAGGCAACCCGACTGTGGAAGTTGAGGTCGTCCTCGACGACGGCACCTTCGCCCGCGCCCAGGTGCCCAGTGGCGCCTCGACCGGAGCCTTCGAGGCCGTCGAGCTGCGCGACGGTGGAGAGCGCTACGGCGGCAAGGGCGTGCAGAACGCCGTCACCGCCGTCGTGGAGACCCTCGCCCCCGCGATCGAAGGCTTCGACGCCGACGACCAGCGCGCCATCGACCAGGCGATGATCGAGGCCGACGCGACCCCCAACAAGGCCAAGGCCGGCGCCAACGCGATCCTCGGCGTCTCGCTCGCCGTCGCGAAGGCCGCCGCCGACTCGGCCGGCCTCTCCCTGTTCCGCTACGTCGGTGGCCCCAACGCCCACGTGCTCCCGGTCCCGATGCTCAACATCCTCAACGGTGGCTCCCACGCGGACTCCAACGTCGACATCCAGGAGTTCATGATCGCGCCGATCGGCGCGCCGACCTTCGCCGAGGCGCTGCGCATCGGCGCCGAGGTCTACCACGCGCTCAAGTCGGTGCTGAAGGCCAAGGGCCTGGCCACCGGCCTCGGTGACGAGGGCGGCTTCGCGCCCAACCTCGAGTCCAACCGCGCCGCCCTCGACCTGATCGCCGAGGCGATCGGCAAGGCCGGCTACGAGCTCGGCAAGGACGTCGTGCTCGCGCTCGACGTGGCCGCCTCCGAGTTCTACCAGGACGGCGCCTACCTCTTCGAGGGCGCCAAGAAGACCGCCGAGGAGATGACCGCCTACTACGAGGAGCTCGTCGCCGCCTACCCGATCGTCTCCATCGAGGACCCCCTCGACGAGGAGGACTGGGACGGCTGGAAGGCGATCACCGACGCCATCGGCGACAAGACCCAGCTCGTCGGCGACGACCTGTTCGTCACCAACGTCGAGCGTCTCGCCCGCGGCATCGAGGGCGGCCAGGGCAACGCGCTGCTGGTCAAGGTCAACCAGATCGGCACCCTCACCGAGACCCTCGACGCGGTCGACATGGCCCACCGGGCCGGCTTCAAGACGATGATGTCCCACCGCTCCGGCGAGACCGAGGACACCACCATCGCCGACCTCGCCGTCGCCGTCGGCTCCGGCCAGATCAAGACCGGCGCCCCGGCCCGCTCCGAGCGCGTCGCGAAGTACAACCAGCTCCTCCGCATCGAGGACGAGCTGGGCGAGGCCGCCCGCTACGCCGGCGCCTCCGCCTTCCCGCGCTACCAGGCCTGA
- a CDS encoding esterase-like activity of phytase family protein, translating into MQLLHNRLTLAGIGALAIGGLGVSMMTVLGGTAAAGPGRHGEFIRLATYPVFQNVPAGVDPAAATVAEISAVSEDGKTLAYTDAAGGRIGFLDITDASAPEGIGSHDVSGGKGGSPTSVSIVGDYALVVVDESTYPGLEDTEWEDEEPAVGTRAGRIDVISLAAPHEEVASYDLGGQPDSIAVSPDGTYAAIAMENQRNEAATPAGGDEGDLPQAPAGSVKVVSLDGEPDAWSINDVALPASALKGLDTPEDAEPEYVDINTDNQLALTLQENNGVAIIDLPSATVETAWSAGNAVVPGVDTTKDGLFNPVGTIDAPREPDSIQWVGPGLVATANEGDWKGGTRGWTVFRAATGEVVWDAGSSFEDLATKYGLHNDNRAAKKGAEPEGLAFETFGGVPYAFVGSERSNFVAVYDMRTPSSPRFTQVLPATNGPEGLLPIPSRNLLAVSSEEDSAEDLVRATVSLYGFGRKQSSSFPTVESASRKGKPIGWGALGALSKVPGEPGKLYAASDAAYATGRIYTLDVRRSPAVIRDVLEVTDASGEVAEDLDIEGLAARHGGGFWVANEGATGTGNAVLRLDRDGRIAETVPLPAEVAEKVGKWGLEGVTVTGKGRNEKVYVALQRPLWADSTAKKPGVDGPSTARIGRYTPATGGWEWFGYGLQSTSVAGDWLGLSEITALDEDTLAVIERDKQNGTTAAIKRVYTVDVPRRGVTGLSPATPLRKRLAYDLLPALRGTNGWTQEKLEGFTVGADGHAYAVTDNDGLDDATGETVFLDLGKAFKR; encoded by the coding sequence ATGCAACTCCTGCACAACCGACTCACGCTGGCCGGTATCGGCGCCCTGGCCATCGGGGGCCTGGGCGTCTCGATGATGACCGTCCTCGGTGGCACCGCCGCCGCGGGACCCGGCCGGCACGGCGAGTTCATCCGGCTCGCGACCTATCCGGTCTTCCAGAACGTGCCGGCGGGTGTCGACCCGGCCGCCGCGACCGTCGCCGAGATCTCGGCGGTCTCCGAGGACGGCAAGACCCTTGCCTACACCGACGCGGCCGGCGGCCGGATCGGCTTCCTGGACATCACCGACGCCTCCGCCCCGGAGGGGATCGGTAGCCACGACGTCTCCGGCGGTAAGGGCGGATCGCCCACGTCGGTCTCGATCGTCGGCGATTACGCGCTCGTGGTCGTCGACGAGTCGACATACCCCGGTCTCGAGGACACCGAGTGGGAGGACGAGGAGCCCGCCGTTGGCACCCGTGCCGGGCGGATCGACGTGATCTCGCTCGCCGCCCCGCACGAGGAGGTGGCCTCGTACGATCTCGGCGGGCAGCCGGACTCGATCGCGGTCAGCCCGGACGGGACGTACGCCGCGATCGCGATGGAGAACCAGCGCAACGAGGCCGCCACCCCTGCCGGTGGCGACGAGGGCGACCTGCCCCAGGCACCGGCCGGATCGGTCAAGGTCGTCAGCCTGGACGGCGAGCCGGACGCGTGGTCGATCAACGATGTGGCGCTGCCCGCGTCGGCCCTGAAGGGCCTGGACACTCCGGAGGACGCGGAGCCGGAGTACGTCGACATCAACACCGACAACCAGCTCGCGCTGACCCTGCAGGAGAACAACGGCGTCGCGATCATCGACCTTCCGTCCGCGACCGTCGAGACGGCGTGGAGCGCCGGGAACGCGGTCGTCCCCGGTGTGGACACGACCAAGGACGGGCTCTTCAACCCGGTCGGCACCATCGACGCGCCGCGCGAGCCCGACTCGATCCAGTGGGTCGGACCCGGGCTGGTCGCGACGGCGAACGAAGGTGACTGGAAGGGCGGCACCCGCGGCTGGACCGTCTTCCGCGCCGCGACCGGCGAGGTCGTCTGGGACGCCGGATCCAGCTTCGAGGACCTCGCCACGAAGTACGGCCTGCACAACGACAACCGTGCCGCCAAGAAGGGCGCCGAGCCCGAAGGACTGGCCTTCGAGACCTTCGGCGGCGTGCCGTACGCCTTCGTGGGCTCCGAGCGCAGCAACTTCGTGGCGGTCTACGACATGCGTACGCCGTCGTCCCCGCGGTTCACCCAGGTGCTCCCGGCGACCAACGGGCCCGAGGGGCTGCTGCCGATCCCGTCGCGTAACCTGCTGGCGGTCTCCTCGGAGGAGGACTCGGCCGAGGACCTGGTGCGGGCCACGGTCTCGCTCTACGGTTTCGGGCGGAAGCAGTCGTCGTCCTTCCCGACGGTCGAGTCGGCCTCGCGGAAAGGCAAGCCGATCGGCTGGGGCGCGCTGGGTGCGCTCTCGAAGGTCCCGGGTGAGCCCGGCAAGCTCTACGCGGCCAGCGACGCCGCCTACGCCACCGGCCGCATCTACACCCTGGACGTACGCCGTTCACCTGCGGTGATCCGCGATGTCCTCGAGGTCACGGACGCCTCCGGCGAGGTCGCGGAGGACCTCGACATCGAGGGCCTGGCCGCACGCCATGGCGGGGGCTTCTGGGTGGCGAACGAGGGTGCGACCGGCACCGGGAACGCCGTGCTCCGCCTCGACCGGGACGGGCGGATCGCCGAGACGGTCCCGCTGCCCGCGGAGGTCGCCGAGAAGGTCGGCAAATGGGGCCTCGAGGGCGTGACGGTGACCGGCAAGGGTCGCAACGAGAAGGTGTACGTCGCGCTCCAGCGCCCGCTGTGGGCCGACTCGACCGCGAAGAAGCCCGGCGTGGACGGTCCGAGCACCGCCCGGATCGGCCGCTACACCCCGGCCACGGGCGGGTGGGAGTGGTTCGGCTACGGCCTGCAGTCGACCTCGGTGGCCGGCGACTGGCTCGGGCTCTCCGAGATCACCGCCCTCGACGAGGACACCCTCGCCGTCATCGAGCGTGACAAGCAGAACGGCACGACGGCGGCGATCAAGCGGGTCTACACGGTCGACGTGCCCCGCCGCGGAGTCACCGGGCTGAGCCCCGCGACCCCGCTGCGCAAGCGCCTGGCGTACGACCTGCTCCCTGCCCTGCGGGGCACCAACGGGTGGACCCAGGAGAAGCTCGAGGGGTTCACGGTCGGCGCCGACGGCCACGCCTACGCGGTGACCGACAACGACGGCCTCGACGACGCCACCGGCGAGACGGTCTTCCTCGACCTCGGCAAGGCCTTCAAGCGCTGA
- a CDS encoding winged helix-turn-helix transcriptional regulator, translating to MPATKPAHDPQVCNAALVRAFDFLGKRWNGVILGSLTQGPLGFAELKRAVAGISDSMLSERLSELAGLGLLGREVDPGPPVAVRYALTGSGAALAPTLGALTEWAGTHLPAGDCSED from the coding sequence ATGCCCGCGACGAAGCCCGCACACGATCCACAGGTGTGCAACGCAGCGCTCGTGCGGGCCTTCGACTTTCTGGGCAAGCGCTGGAACGGCGTGATCCTCGGCAGCCTGACCCAGGGCCCGCTCGGCTTCGCCGAGCTGAAGCGAGCGGTCGCCGGGATCAGCGACTCGATGCTCTCCGAGCGCCTCAGCGAGCTGGCCGGTCTCGGCCTGCTCGGCCGCGAGGTCGACCCCGGTCCGCCGGTCGCGGTCCGCTACGCGCTCACCGGCTCCGGTGCCGCGCTCGCGCCGACCCTCGGCGCACTCACCGAGTGGGCGGGCACCCACCTGCCGGCCGGCGACTGCTCCGAGGACTGA
- a CDS encoding malonic semialdehyde reductase — translation MTETTALETIALEKLDTRGREIVFTGARTSNTFAVTPVTDEELADIWELTRWTPTMANTQPLRIVFVRTAEGKERLLPHIAEGNVEKTKAAPATAIVAYDNNWHEEIPNVFPIRPEMKDYFEADETARHGAGGWSAGLQAGAFILAVRAAGLAAGPIAGYDTAGVDKEFFPEGDWTTKMIVNIGHPGENPWFDRLPRVETDSAVKWA, via the coding sequence ATGACCGAGACCACTGCACTCGAGACCATCGCCCTCGAGAAGCTGGACACCCGAGGCCGCGAGATCGTCTTCACCGGCGCCCGGACGTCCAACACCTTTGCCGTCACACCCGTCACCGACGAGGAGCTCGCCGACATCTGGGAGCTCACGCGCTGGACTCCGACGATGGCCAACACCCAGCCGCTGCGGATCGTGTTCGTGCGCACGGCCGAGGGCAAGGAGCGCCTGCTCCCGCACATCGCCGAGGGCAACGTCGAGAAGACGAAGGCCGCCCCGGCGACCGCGATCGTCGCCTACGACAACAACTGGCACGAGGAGATCCCCAACGTCTTCCCGATCCGCCCGGAGATGAAGGACTACTTCGAGGCCGACGAGACCGCGCGCCACGGAGCGGGTGGCTGGTCCGCCGGCCTGCAGGCCGGCGCTTTCATCCTCGCCGTCCGTGCGGCCGGCCTCGCCGCCGGCCCGATCGCGGGCTACGACACCGCGGGCGTCGACAAGGAGTTCTTCCCCGAGGGCGACTGGACCACGAAGATGATCGTCAACATCGGCCACCCCGGCGAGAACCCGTGGTTCGACCGGCTCCCCCGCGTGGAGACCGATTCCGCCGTCAAGTGGGCCTGA
- a CDS encoding MFS transporter, producing MPSTHTSPRLTFAIVAIGVCSYSLLQSVSVPTMPLIQTELKTDQATGSWILTAFLLSASVATPIIGRMGDSFGKRRMYVWSLVALTAGALLAAAAPSIEVMIGARVLQGLGGGTLPLAFAILRDELPRERVAGAIAVTSSLLSMGFAAGIVLAGPVAETLGFRALFLLPALVAAGAAVGTLWLVPESPVITRESIPLLPALLLAGWLVALLLGVSQAPSWGWTAPATIGLLGAAAVLLATWIRVEWTVRQPLVDLRLMGRRGVWTANLVALLIGIAMYASFGFIPQLTQTPSSAGYGFGASVTVAGYLMLPTAITSFLCGLVSARLADLIGMRRILVIGGLLTAVSLAMVAFVHDEPWQMCVAAGLSGFGTGLVFANLANAVVAAVPPEHTGVATGMNANIRTVGGTIGTAVMTSVVTAETLPSGYAVEQGYVNGFGFLTVVALGAALAAMLIPLAPRRVAPAGRGVTYAGRDVAPVGREGTEMPCRPT from the coding sequence ATGCCGTCGACCCACACCAGCCCCCGCCTCACCTTCGCCATCGTCGCCATCGGCGTCTGCTCCTACTCCTTGCTGCAGTCGGTCTCGGTGCCGACGATGCCGCTGATCCAGACCGAGCTGAAGACCGACCAGGCAACCGGATCCTGGATCCTGACCGCCTTCCTGCTCTCCGCCTCGGTCGCGACCCCGATCATCGGCCGGATGGGCGACTCCTTCGGCAAGCGCAGGATGTACGTCTGGAGCCTCGTCGCTCTCACCGCCGGCGCCCTTCTCGCCGCCGCGGCCCCCAGCATCGAGGTCATGATCGGCGCGCGAGTCCTGCAGGGGCTGGGTGGCGGCACCCTGCCGTTGGCCTTCGCGATCCTGCGTGACGAGCTGCCCAGGGAACGCGTAGCCGGCGCGATCGCGGTGACCTCGTCGCTGCTCTCGATGGGCTTCGCCGCCGGGATCGTACTGGCGGGGCCGGTGGCCGAGACGCTCGGCTTCCGGGCGCTGTTCCTGCTGCCGGCACTGGTCGCGGCCGGCGCCGCGGTCGGCACGCTGTGGTTGGTGCCCGAGTCGCCGGTGATCACCCGCGAGTCGATCCCGCTGCTCCCCGCCCTCCTCCTGGCGGGCTGGCTGGTCGCGCTCCTCCTCGGCGTCAGCCAGGCGCCCTCGTGGGGCTGGACCGCGCCCGCCACCATCGGGCTGCTCGGTGCCGCCGCCGTGCTCCTGGCCACCTGGATCCGGGTCGAGTGGACCGTACGCCAGCCGCTGGTCGACCTGCGCCTGATGGGGCGCCGCGGGGTGTGGACCGCCAACCTGGTCGCCCTGCTGATCGGCATCGCGATGTACGCCTCCTTCGGCTTCATCCCCCAGCTGACCCAGACGCCGTCGTCAGCCGGCTACGGGTTCGGCGCCTCGGTCACCGTCGCCGGCTACCTGATGCTTCCGACGGCCATCACCTCGTTCCTGTGCGGCCTGGTCAGCGCCCGGCTCGCCGACCTCATCGGGATGCGCCGCATCCTGGTCATCGGCGGGCTGCTCACCGCGGTCTCCCTCGCCATGGTCGCCTTCGTCCACGACGAGCCGTGGCAGATGTGTGTCGCCGCCGGGCTCTCCGGCTTCGGCACCGGCCTGGTCTTCGCGAACCTCGCCAACGCGGTCGTGGCCGCGGTGCCGCCGGAGCACACCGGCGTGGCCACCGGGATGAACGCCAACATCCGCACCGTCGGCGGCACCATCGGCACCGCCGTCATGACCTCCGTGGTCACCGCCGAGACCCTGCCGTCGGGCTACGCGGTCGAGCAGGGGTACGTCAACGGATTCGGCTTCCTCACCGTCGTCGCTCTGGGTGCTGCGCTCGCGGCCATGCTCATTCCCCTGGCTCCGCGAAGGGTCGCCCCCGCCGGCCGAGGCGTCACGTACGCAGGCCGAGACGTCGCTCCGGTCGGGCGAGAGGGCACCGAGATGCCCTGTCGGCCGACGTAG
- a CDS encoding MazG nucleotide pyrophosphohydrolase domain-containing protein — MSSADDEGRTYASGEGLVEFLDLMRLMRERCVWKSSQTHASLAQYLREESDEVLEAISEEDPEHLKEELGDLLLQVYFHAAIAEEAGEFTMDDVIAGLTEKMKRRNPHVFGPEAESGRRFTLEEVEQLWSAAKAAERARPVE; from the coding sequence TTGAGCTCAGCCGACGACGAGGGCAGGACGTACGCGTCGGGGGAGGGGCTCGTCGAGTTCCTCGACCTGATGCGGCTGATGCGTGAGCGGTGCGTGTGGAAGTCGTCGCAGACCCACGCGTCGTTGGCGCAGTATCTGCGCGAGGAGTCCGACGAGGTCCTCGAGGCGATCTCCGAAGAGGACCCCGAGCACCTCAAGGAGGAGCTCGGCGACCTGCTGCTCCAGGTCTACTTCCACGCCGCCATCGCCGAGGAGGCCGGCGAGTTCACGATGGACGACGTCATCGCCGGTCTCACCGAGAAGATGAAGCGCCGCAACCCCCACGTCTTCGGCCCCGAGGCCGAGTCGGGTCGCCGCTTCACCCTCGAAGAGGTCGAGCAGCTCTGGTCGGCGGCCAAGGCCGCCGAGCGCGCCCGCCCCGTCGAGTAG
- a CDS encoding NUDIX hydrolase family protein, which translates to MTMEAFGEQSFPEEPFGNEWDTEPGWLSEEELGETRGRVPILYVEAVPVRVDPDGRVTEVGLLLRGSPTTGTITRSLVSGRVLHGERIRDALMRNLEKDLGPVAFPTLPLTTVPVTVAEYFPWPGERFHDPRQHAVSLVYVIPVTGECEPRQDALELSWMTPAEAVSDAVVGDMEGGRGSLLRQCLNAYGALD; encoded by the coding sequence ATGACCATGGAGGCGTTCGGCGAGCAGTCCTTCCCTGAGGAGCCCTTCGGCAACGAGTGGGACACCGAGCCGGGATGGCTCTCCGAGGAGGAGCTGGGCGAGACCCGTGGGCGGGTGCCCATCCTCTACGTGGAGGCGGTCCCCGTCCGTGTCGATCCCGACGGCCGGGTCACCGAGGTCGGGCTGCTGCTGCGCGGGTCGCCCACGACCGGGACGATCACCCGGTCGCTGGTCTCCGGCAGGGTGCTGCACGGGGAGCGGATCCGCGACGCGCTGATGCGCAACCTGGAGAAGGACCTCGGACCCGTCGCGTTCCCGACCTTGCCGCTGACCACGGTGCCGGTGACGGTCGCCGAATACTTCCCGTGGCCCGGTGAGCGCTTCCACGACCCGCGCCAGCACGCGGTCTCGCTGGTCTACGTCATTCCTGTGACCGGCGAGTGCGAGCCGCGCCAGGACGCTCTGGAGCTGTCCTGGATGACGCCCGCCGAGGCAGTCTCCGACGCCGTCGTCGGCGACATGGAAGGCGGTCGCGGTTCCCTGCTGCGGCAGTGCCTGAACGCGTACGGGGCACTGGATTGA
- a CDS encoding alpha/beta fold hydrolase gives MTGEPEVRYAQTSDDIAIAYQVVGSGPVTIWMPSLSNIRAQWRVPALRMAYERLSQDLTLVLYDGRGTGSSDRRAGDLGLEAHLRDLEAVIEAVGADRVNLLGYYHAVATAVAYAATEPQRVDRMLLFGGAARMRDAMSPAQTQALLSLVEQDWDLFADAAATAWLGWGSGENAGRVAEAFRTATTPAVARDWFAEAARLDVSNLLDRVVAPTLVLHRQAASQIPVEVSRSLADGVRDGRLVELEGSTPTLFVEGGARDLAMVSRWFLTGEVHRGSAPTSGAATALTTREQDVLRLIATGRTNASVARDLGITEHTVERHAANLYRKLGVRSRAEATAWAIRNGAD, from the coding sequence GTGACCGGCGAGCCAGAGGTGCGCTACGCGCAGACCAGCGACGACATCGCGATCGCCTATCAGGTCGTGGGAAGCGGGCCGGTGACGATCTGGATGCCCTCGCTCAGCAACATCAGGGCGCAGTGGCGGGTGCCGGCGCTGCGGATGGCCTACGAGCGGCTGAGCCAGGACCTGACCCTCGTGCTCTACGACGGCCGCGGCACCGGCTCCTCCGACCGCCGGGCCGGTGACCTCGGGCTCGAGGCGCACCTGCGTGACCTGGAGGCGGTCATCGAGGCGGTCGGCGCCGACCGGGTCAACCTGCTCGGCTACTACCACGCGGTCGCGACCGCGGTGGCGTACGCCGCAACCGAGCCGCAGCGCGTCGACCGGATGCTCCTCTTCGGCGGAGCGGCGCGGATGCGGGACGCGATGAGCCCGGCGCAGACGCAGGCGCTGCTCTCGCTGGTCGAGCAGGACTGGGACCTCTTCGCCGACGCCGCCGCGACCGCGTGGCTCGGTTGGGGATCGGGCGAGAACGCCGGCCGGGTGGCCGAGGCGTTCCGCACCGCTACGACCCCCGCGGTCGCCCGCGACTGGTTCGCGGAGGCGGCCCGGCTGGACGTGAGCAACCTGCTCGATCGGGTGGTGGCGCCGACGCTGGTGCTGCACCGCCAGGCCGCGAGCCAGATCCCTGTCGAGGTGTCCCGGAGCCTGGCCGACGGTGTCCGTGATGGACGGCTGGTCGAGCTCGAGGGCAGCACCCCCACGCTCTTCGTCGAGGGCGGCGCCCGCGACCTCGCGATGGTGAGCCGCTGGTTCCTGACCGGCGAGGTGCACCGCGGGTCCGCGCCCACCTCGGGCGCGGCGACGGCACTGACCACGCGCGAGCAGGACGTGCTGAGACTGATCGCCACGGGACGCACGAACGCCTCGGTCGCCCGTGACCTCGGCATCACCGAGCACACCGTCGAGCGGCACGCCGCGAACCTCTACCGCAAGCTCGGCGTACGCAGCCGGGCCGAGGCCACCGCCTGGGCCATCCGCAACGGCGCCGACTGA
- a CDS encoding MarR family transcriptional regulator gives MRSQAPVLAPLFRSEAQALLLSELLLPGEELSMTDLAERVGLPYPTVHREVARLLDAGLLADRRVGRTRLVKGNEQSPLLAPTREILLTVTGPAVLLREALEGLDGIERAYIFGSFAARAKGEPGPPPNDIDLMVIGRPDVRAVYEVCREVSDSVGRIVNPTIMSPEEAEEQTGFLEEVRASPVIEIYGGGPDAPAADAGAAEDG, from the coding sequence GTGAGAAGTCAGGCTCCGGTGCTCGCGCCTCTGTTCCGGTCGGAGGCGCAGGCGCTGCTGCTCTCGGAGCTGCTGCTCCCGGGGGAGGAGCTGAGCATGACCGACCTCGCCGAGCGCGTCGGCCTGCCCTATCCGACGGTCCACCGCGAGGTCGCCCGGCTGCTCGACGCCGGCCTCCTCGCCGACCGCCGCGTGGGCCGGACGCGGCTGGTGAAGGGCAACGAGCAGAGTCCGCTGCTCGCGCCGACGCGGGAGATCCTGCTGACCGTGACCGGCCCTGCTGTGCTGCTCAGGGAGGCCCTCGAGGGTCTCGACGGGATCGAGCGCGCCTACATCTTCGGGTCCTTCGCGGCCCGGGCGAAGGGGGAGCCGGGTCCGCCGCCCAACGACATCGACCTGATGGTGATCGGCAGGCCCGACGTACGAGCTGTCTACGAGGTCTGCCGGGAGGTCTCCGACAGCGTCGGGCGGATCGTCAACCCGACGATCATGAGTCCCGAGGAGGCCGAGGAGCAGACCGGGTTCCTCGAGGAGGTCCGAGCCAGCCCGGTGATCGAGATCTACGGAGGAGGACCGGATGCCCCTGCCGCTGACGCCGGCGCAGCAGAAGACGGTTGA